The proteins below come from a single Solea senegalensis isolate Sse05_10M linkage group LG2, IFAPA_SoseM_1, whole genome shotgun sequence genomic window:
- the fgf9 gene encoding fibroblast growth factor 4A encodes LKDSNISLSLCNPGSHPVGERVKQQLLYCRVGIGYHLQILPNGSVGGVHNPTEFSWLKVFAMKHGVVGIKGVKSGFFLCMSKEGQAYGTEQFSSDCLLKENLEENHYTTYSSLSHPGNYMALSHKGELRKGSSVGRHQSCTHFLPRRAS; translated from the exons TTAAAAGATAGTAATATTAGTCTTTCTCTTTGTAATCCAGGTTCTCATCCAGTAGGTGAAAGGGTAAAACAGCAGCTGCTCTACTGCCGTGTTGGGATTGGTTACCATCTTCAGATTCTGCCCAATGGCTCTGTTGGAGGAGTCCACAATCCCACTGAGTTCT CTTGGCTCAAAGTGTTTGCTATGAAACATGGAGTTGTTGGAATCAAAGGAGTCAAGAGTGGCTTTTTCCTCTGTATGAGTAAAGAAGGACAGGCATATGGAACG GAGCAGTTTTCTTCTGACTGCCTGTTGAAGGAGAACCTGGAGGAGAATCATTACACCACCTactcctctctgtctcatccTGGCAACTACATGGCGCTGTCACACAAAGGAGAGCTTAGAAAGGGCAGCAGTGTGGGCCGACACCAGTCCTGCACACACTTCCTCCCTCGAAGAGCATCATGA